The following coding sequences are from one Triticum dicoccoides isolate Atlit2015 ecotype Zavitan chromosome 4A, WEW_v2.0, whole genome shotgun sequence window:
- the LOC119285233 gene encoding fructose-1,6-bisphosphatase, chloroplastic produces MAAATTTTSRPLLLSRQQAAASSLQCRLPRRPGSSLFAGQGQASTPNVRCMAVVDTASAPAPAAARKRSSYDMITLTTWLLKQEQEGVIDNEMTIVLSSISTACKQIASLVQRAPISNLTGVQGATNVQGEDQKKLDVISNEVFSNCLRWSGRTGVIASEEEDVPVAVEESYSGNYIVVFDPLDGSSNIDAAVSTGSIFGIYSPSDECHIGDDATLDEVTQMCIVNVCQPGSNLLAAGYCMYSSSVIFVLTIGTGVYVFTLDPMYGEFVLTQEKVQIPKSGKIYSFNEGNYALWDDKLKKYMDSLKEPGTSGKPYSARYIGSLVGDFHRTMLYGGIYGYPSDQKSKNGKLRLLYECAPMSFIAEQAGGKGSDGHQRVLDIMPTAVHQRVPLYVGSVEEVEKVEKFLSSE; encoded by the exons ATGGCCgccgcgaccaccaccacctcccgcccGCTTCTGCTGTCCCGCCAGCAGGCGGCGGCTAGCTCCCTCCAATGCCGCCTCCCCAGGAGGCCCGGAAGCAGCCTCTTTGCCGGCCAGGGCCAGGCGTCGACTCCGAATGTGCGGTGCATGGCAGTCGTGGACACGGcctcggcgccggcgccggcggcggctaGGAAGAGGAGCAGCTACGACATGATCACGCTGACGACGTGGCTGCTGAAGCAGGAGCAGGAGGGGGTCATCGACAACGAGATGACCATCGTGCTGTCCAGCATATCCACGGCGTGCAAGCAGATCGCCTCGTTGGTGCAGCGCGCGCCCATCTCCAACCTCACCGGCGTCCAGGGCGCCACCAACGTGCAGGGCGAGGACCAGAAGAAGCTCGACGTCATCTCCAACGAG GTGTTCTCGAACTGCCTGAGGTGGAGTGGCCGCACCGGCGTGATCGCATCGGAGGAGGAGGACGTGCCGGTGGCGGTGGAGGAGAGCTACTCGGGCAACTACATCGTGGTGTTCGACCCGCTCGACGGCTCCTCCAACATCGACGCcgccgtctccaccggctccatctTCGGCATCTACAGCCCATCCGACGAGTGCCACATTGGCGACGACGCAACC CTTGACGAAGTGacgcagatgtgcatagtgaacgtGTGCCAGCCAGGGAGCAACCTGCTCGCCGCCGGCTACTGCATGTACTCGAGCTCGGTCATCTTCGTGCTCACCATCGGCACCGGGGTGTACGTGTTCACGCTGGACCCGATGTACGGCGAGTTCGTGCTGACGCAGGAgaaggtgcagatcccaaagtcggGCAAGATCTACTCCTTCAACGAGGGCAACTACGCGCTCTGGGACGACAAGCTCAAGAAGTACATGGACAGCCTCAAGGAGCCCGGCACCTCCGGCAAGCCCTACTCCGCGCGCTACATCGGCAGCCTCGTCGGCGACTTCCACCGCACCATGCTCTACGGCGGCATCTACGGGTACCCCAGCGACCAGAAGAGCAAGAACGGCAAGCTGCGGCTGCTCTACGAGTGCGCGCCCATGAGCTTCATCGCCGAGCAGGCCGGCGGCAAAGGCTCCGACGGCCACCAGAGGGTACTCGACATCATGCCCACAGCG GTCCATCAGAGAGTGCCTCTGTACGTCGGGAGCGTGGAGGAAGTGGAGAAGGTGGAGAAATTCTTGTCTTCAGAGTAG